The Coffea arabica cultivar ET-39 chromosome 9e, Coffea Arabica ET-39 HiFi, whole genome shotgun sequence genome has a window encoding:
- the LOC113710442 gene encoding uncharacterized protein codes for MTLQRVFLAVFLLSTVLVGVLSVSEPILKGEVEALRAFKSLIRNDPLGVLDDWTDANHHCNWSGIACDSSFNHVISISLVDKQLEGEISPFLGNLSNLQVLDLTLNSFTGNIPHQLGLCSQLTELTLFANSLSGEIPPELGNLNSIQAIDLGSNFLKGAIPDSLFNCTSLLELSLIYNNLTGKIPAKIGNLLNLQLFVAYANQLEGPIPASIGKMQALQSLDLSFNQLSGAIPPEIGNLTSLQAIQLFSNSLSGNIPAEFGLCLNLVAINIYINQFSGSIPPELGNLTNLEFLRLYRNKLNSTIPNTLFQLKKLTHLGLSENELTGRISSDVGYLRSLEVLTLHSNRFTGNIPSTITNLTNLTYLSLGINSLKGSIPSDIGLLNKLKNLTLDNNLLEGSIPSSITNLSHLLGTSMAYNRLTGLLPVGLGQLSNLTFLSVGGNRLSGRIPDDLFNCTMLQVLDLNKNNFTGILSPNIGRLSNIRLLRLGGNSFLGSIPGDIGNLSQVIDLLLHNNRLSGSIPSELSKLALLQGLALQNNLLGGQIPDNLFELKQLTDLRLQNNKFVGPIPEAVSNLKLLSYLDMSENMLNGTIPQSMQQLGRLMMLDLSRNLLAGAIPGLVIASLKNLQIQLNLSHNYFEGPIPGEIGQLEMVQVIDMSSNNLSGRIPGTIKNCRNLFSLDLSGNQFSGNLPGDIFIPLEELLRLNLSRNKLDGELPSTLANLTHLQSLDLSKNKFNGTIPESLGNLSTLKFLNLSFNQLEGHVPETGIFRNLSASSLVGNAALCGTKLGKPCSTGKNLTSSNHFKKKTVFIVVALGLVSIIFGLLLLISVLYRNRKKQKAKVEENSVPKYPSALPLKRYNQEDLDSITTSFSQDNIIGSSSLSTVYKGKLDDGQAVAVKVLNLQQFSAESDKCFDREVKTLSRLRHRNLVKVLGYAWESRKMKALVLEYMENGSLDKLIHDPVSNKSKWTMSDSIDQLISIASGLVYLHSGYDFPIVHCDLKPANILLDGKLIPHVSDFGTARMLGIHLEDGKSLSTASAFQGTIGYLAPEFAYMRTITTKVDVFSFGIIVMELITKRRPTGLTEEEGSSITLPQLVQKALKSGTKRLLQVVDPHLVPYVSKKQEATEGLLNLALSCTSPDPEDRPDMEEVLSCLSKLRQLS; via the exons ATGACACTTCAAAGAGTCTTTCTTGCAGTGTTTTTACTTTCAACTGTCTTAGTTGGGGTTCTATCAGTTTCAGAACCAATCTTGAAAGGTGAAGTTGAGGCATTGAGAGCATTTAAAAGCTTGATCAGAAATGATCCACTTGGTGTACTAGATGATTGGACTGATGCCAACCATCATTGTAACTGGTCAGGAATTGCTTGTGATTCTTCATTCAATCATGTCATATCCATTTCCCTGGTTGACAAGCAGCTCGAAGGTGAAATCTCTCCATTCCTGGGCAACCTTTCGAATCTCCAGGTTCTTGACCTTACTCTGAATTCATTTACTGGAAATATTCCTCACCAGCTGGGGCTCTGCTCACAGCTTACTGAACTCACCCTATTTGCAAATTCTCTCTCTGGTGAAATTCCACCAGAACTTGGAAACCTTAATAGTATACAAGCAATAGACCTTGGAAGCAATTTCTTGAAGGGAGCCATCCCTGATAGCTTATTCAACTGTACATCCTTGTTAGAGCTAAGTCTCATCTATAACAATCTCACTGGCAAAATACCAGCAAAGATTGGTAATTTACTGAATCTTCAACTTTTTGTAGCATATGCAAATCAGTTGGAGGGTCCTATACCTGCTTCCATTGGGAAGATGCAAGCATTGCAATCTCTTGACTTAAGCTTTAACCAATTATCTGGAGCAATACCTCCGGAAATTGGAAATCTGACAAGTTTGCAAGCAATTCAGCTGTTTTCCAACTCTCTGTCTGGGAACATTCCTGCTGAATTCGGTCTTTGTTTAAATCTAGTTGCAATAAACATATATATCAATCAGTTCAGTGGTAGCATACCTCCTGAACTTGGAAACTTGACCAACTTAGAATTCTTGCGTCTGTACAGAAATAAGTTGAACTCCACAATTCCAAACACGTTATTCCAGCTCAAAAAATTGACCCATTTGGGACTCTCGGAGAATGAATTAACTGGAAGAATAAGTTCTGACGTAGGATATTTGAGATCATTAGAAGTGCTTACACTCCATTCCAATAGGTTCACTGGGAACATTCCTTCAACCATAACAAACTTGACCAACTTAACATATCTGTCTTTGGGCATAAATTCATTGAAAGGGTCAATTCCGTCAGATATAGGGTTGCTAAATAAATTGAAAAATCTTACTCTGGACAATAACCTTCTTGAGGGGTCTATACCCtctagcattaccaatttaagtCATCTTCTTGGAACAAGTATGGCTTACAATAGACTTACCGGCCTACTGCCTGTAGGGTTGGGACAATTATCAAATCTGACATTTCTCTCTGTCGGGGGAAACAGACTTTCAGGCCGCATCCCTGATGACCTCTTTAACTGCACTATGCTTCAAGTTCTAGAtctaaacaaaaacaatttcacTGGAATACTTAGTCCAAATATTGGCAGACTGTCCAATATCCGGCTTCTCCGACTTGGAGGTAATTCATTTCTTGGGTCAATCCCTGGAGATATTGGTAATCTGAGTCAAGTGATTGATTTGCTCCTCCACAATAATAGATTATCTGGCTCAATTCCTTCTGAACTCTCAAAACTTGCACTGCTCCAAGGCCTCGCTTTGCAGAACAATTTGCTGGGAGGTCAAATTCCAGACAATCTTTTTGAGCTAAAACAGCTCACAGATCTTCGGTTACAAAACAACAAGTTCGTTGGTCCAATCCCAGAAGCTGTCTCTAATCTCAAGTTACTTTCTTACTTGGATATGAGTGAGAACATGCTTAATGGAACAATTCCACAAAGCATGCAACAACTTGGCCGATTGATGATGCTAGATCTATCAAGAAACCTTCTGGCTGGAGCTATTCCTGGTTTAGTAATTGCAAGTTTGAAAAATTTGCAAATACAACTGAATCTTTCACACAATTATTTCGAGGGACCCATTCCAGGTGAAATTGGTCAGTTAGAAATGGTGCAGGTGATAGACATGTCCAGCAACAACTTGTCAGGTAGAATTCCCGGGACAATTAAGAACTGCAGAAATTTGTTCTCCCTGGATCTTTCTGGAAACCAATTCAGTGGTAATCTTCCAGGAGATATTTTCATTCCTCTTGAAGAGCTCTTAAGATTGAACCTCTCAAGAAATAAATTAGATGGTGAACTTCCTTCTACTTTAGCTAATCTGACTCATCTTCAGTCACTAGATCTTTCCAAAAATAAGTTCAATGGCACCATTCCTGAAAGCCTTGGCAATCTCTCAACCTTAAAGTTTCTCAACCTTTCCTTTAATCAGCTTGAAGGCCATGTACCAGAGACTGGTATATTCCGAAACTTGAGTGCCAGTAGTTTGGTTGGGAATGCAGCCCTTTGTGGAACAAAGCTTGGCAAGCCATGCAGCACTGGCAAAAATCTGACTAGTTCAAaccatttcaaaaagaaaactgTCTTCATTGTTGTAGCACTGGGACTAGTTTCTATAATCTTTGGTTTGTTGCTTCTGATCTCTGTACTTTATCGGAACAGAAAGAAGCAAAAAGCGAAAGTAGAAGAGAACTCGGTACCTAAATATCCTTCAGCCTTGCCTCTCAAGAGATATAATCAGGAGGATTTAGACAGTATAACTACTTCATTCAGTCAGGATAACATCATTGGCTCCAGCAGTTTAAGCACAGTGTATAAGGGCAAACTTGATGATGGGCAGGCAGTGGCAGTAAAGGTATTGAATTTACAGCAGTTTTCAGCTGAGTCAGATAAATGTTTTGATAGGGAAGTCAAGACTTTGAGCCGATTGAGGCACAGGAATCTTGTTAAGGTGCTTGGCTATGCTTGGGAGAGTCGGAAGATGAAAGCTTTAGTCTTAGAATATATGGAGAATGGAAGCTTGGACAAACTGATACATGACCCTGTATCTAACAAATCCAAATGGACTATGTCCGACAGCATCGATCAATTGATCTCGATTGCCAGTGGATTGGTGTACTTGCATTCAGGCTATGATTTCCCCATAGTGCACTGTGACTTGAAACCAGCTAACATTCTATTAGATGGGAAGTTAATACCCCATGTGAGCGACTTTGGGACAGCTAGAATGCTGGGTATTCATCTCGAGGATGGAAAGAGCCTTTCTACAGCATCAGCATTTCAAGGAACTATTGGCTACTTGGCACCAG AGTTTGCATATATGAGAACCATTACCACAAAAGTGGATGTATTTAGCTTTGGCATAATAGTGATGGAGCTGATTACAAAAAGAAGGCCAACAGGACTTACAGAAGAAGAAGGCTCATCAATCACTTTGCCTCAACTAGTACAGAAAGCCCTTAAAAGTGGTACCAAGAGGCTACTTCAAGTTGTGGATCCTCATTTAGTTCCCTATGTCTCAAAGAAGCAGGAGGCAACGGAGGGACTTCTGAATTTAGCCTTATCCTGCACCAGTCCAGATCCCGAGGACCGCCCTGACATGGAAGAAGTGTTATCATGCCTCTCAAAGCTACGTCAACTGTCATAA
- the LOC113710453 gene encoding transcription factor bHLH144-like: MQKNQQLFPRKPFLSPANEAGGYMLSAPISSVFGETICPPGATGLWPLHDVEFRPSETCPRNFIIFDQTDNRSQIMLHPATGSRFCYPGSNTWAAPSEYKAVKFADNEHREVTSLKEDSDDINALLSSDDEHEECDDDELSTARANVYCGSNSPDSCSNYDSPPRKTRITSSRKTSGDVSSCTGRKRQRMRKMVKALRGIVPGAHQMDTVAVLDEAVRYLKSLKVEVQKLGVGKLKSYT, from the coding sequence ATGCAGAAAAACCAACAACTTTTCCCTAGAAAACCTTTCCTCAGTCCTGCAAATGAAGCAGGTGGCTACATGCTTAGTGCCCCTATATCATCTGTCTTTGGTGAAACCATTTGTCCGCCTGGTGCGACAGGTCTGTGGCCTTTACATGATGTTGAATTTCGGCCCTCTGAAACCTGCCCCAGGAATTTCATTATCTTTGACCAAACTGATAACAGAAGTCAAATCATGCTCCACCCAGCTACTGGATCCAGATTCTGTTATCCTGGTTCAAACACATGGGCTGCTCCCTCTGAATACAAGGCTGTCAAGTTTGCAGACAATGAGCATAGAGAAGTTACTTCTCTGAAGGAAGATTCAGATGATATCAATGCATTATTGAGCTCAGATGATGAACATGAAGAATGTGATGATGACGAGTTGAGTACAGCACGCGCAAATGTCTACTGTGGAAGCAATTCTCCTGATTCATGCTCTAATTATGATTCTCCTCCCAGAAAAACGAGGATAACTTCTTCAAGGAAGACATCTGGAGATGTCAGTAGCTGCACTGGAAGAAAACGTCAGAGAATGAGGAAAATGGTCAAGGCATTACGAGGAATTGTACCTGGTGCCCACCAGATGGATACTGTAGCAGTTCTCGATGAAGCTGTTAGGTACCTTAAGTCTCTCAAGGTAGAAGTACAGAAGCTTGGAGTTGGGAAATTGAAGAGCTACACTTGA